The following coding sequences lie in one Phaenicophaeus curvirostris isolate KB17595 chromosome 5, BPBGC_Pcur_1.0, whole genome shotgun sequence genomic window:
- the ESR2 gene encoding estrogen receptor beta isoform X2, with product MVRSKIDGASATCDQIVFFSIRETLKRKTNGSDCTSPIANNPGSKRDAHFCAVCSDYASGYHYGVWSCEGCKAFFKRSIQGHNDYICPATNQCTIDKNRRKSCQACRLRKCYEVGMMKCGSRRERCGYRILRRHRNSEDQVHCINKAKKYSDTATRVKEILLSTVSPEQFVLTLLEAEPPNVLVSRPSKPFTEASMMMSLTKLADKELVHMIGWAKKIPGFIDLSLYDQVRLLESCWMEVLMVGLMWRSIDHPGKLIFAPDLVLDRDEGKCVEGILEIFDMLLAMTSRFRELKLQHKEYLCVKAMILLNSSMFPLSAEEPESNRKLHHLLNVVTDALVWVIAKSGIPSQQQTTRLANLLMLLSHVRHASNKGMEHLLSMKCKNVVPVYDLLLEMLNAHTLRGQRKSPVIHPEFGSVEQMEIGDSLRNGAAQ from the exons ATAGTTTTCTTTTCTATCAGAGAGacgttaaaaagaaaaactaatggCAGTGACTGCACAAGCCCAATTGCAAATAATCCTGGCTCAAAAAGAGATGCTCACTTCTGTGCCGTCTGCAGTGACTATGCTTCAGGATACCACTATGGGGTCTGGTCATGTGAAGGCTGCAAGGCATTCTTTAAAAGAAGTATTCAAG GACATAATGATTACATCTGCCCAGCTACCAATCAATGCACAATAGATAAAAACAGGCGCAAAAGCTGCCAGGCATGCCGGCTACGGAAATGTTATGAAGTGGGAATGATGAAATGTG GCTCAAGAAGAGAACGTTGCGGATATCGGATCCTGCGTCGCCATCGTAATTCAGAAGATCAGGTACATTGCATTAACAAAGCTAAGAAATATAGTGACACAGCAACTCGCGTAAAAGAGATCCTACTCAGCACAGTCAGTCCAGAACAGTTTGTTTTAACGCTGCTTGAAGCGGAGCCTCCCAATGTGTTGGTCAGTCGTCCCAGCAAACCATTCACAGAGGCGTCCATGATGATGTCCCTGACAAAACTGGCAGACAAAGAGCTGGTTCACATGATTGGTTGGGCCAAAAAAATACCTG GCTTCATTGATCTCAGCCTGTATGACCAAGTGAGACTCTTAGAGAGCTGCTGGATGGAAGTTTTAATGGTTGGTTTGATGTGGAGATCAATCGACCATCCTGGGAAACTAATTTTTGCACCAGACCTTGTACTAGACAG ggatgaggggaaatgcGTAGAGGGAATTTTGGAGATCTTTGATATGCTCTTGGCCATGACCTCCAGGTTCCGAGAGCTGAAGCTGCAGCACAAGGAGTATTTGTGTGTCAAGGCAATGATCCTCCTCAATTCTA gCATGTTTCCCTTGTCAGCAGAAGAACCTGAAAGCAACAGGAAATTGCATCACCTGCTGAATGTAGTCACAGATGCACTGGTGTGGGTTATCGCAAAAAGTGGAATCCCCTCGCAGCAGCAGACAACTCGCCTGGCCAATTTGCTGATGCTCCTTTCTCATGTCAGACACGCAAG TAACAAAGGAATGGAGCATCTCCTGAGCATGAAGTGTAAAAATGTGGTCCCAGTGTATGACTTGCTGCTGGAAATGTTGAATGCACACACTCTCCGAGGGCAAAGGAAGTCCCCAGTCATACATCCTGAATTTGGCTCGGTAGAACAAATGGAGATTGGAGACAGTCTGCGAAATGGGGCAGCCCAGTAA